In the bacterium genome, TATGGGGTCCTGGGCTCAAGCCCTTCTGCCGTGAGGATGGCGCTCCCTTGTGTGATTCTGTCGATAGCCCTGTTCTGTACCGGCAGGGTGATGTTTCGCAATCTCGCTTTTCCCTTATCGCTGTTCTTTTTCATGGTTCCCCTGCCAACCATGTTCCATTCCCTGGTCGGGGTACATCTCAAGCGGGTATCTACCATGCTTGGGGTATTGATTCTGCGAATCTTCTCGATACCGGTATTTGTCGAGGGTAATATCATCGATCTTGGCTCTACCAAGCTTGAGGTGGTCGATGCCTGCAGCGGGCTTCGCTACATATTACCCCTTCTTACCATCGGGGTCCTGTTTGCCTATTTTTTTGAGAAGAACACACTCAAGCGGATACCGCTGGTGGCAATTACAGTCCCTGTTGCCATCATAGTCAATGGTATACGGATTGGTTTAACCGGTATTCTTGCTGATAAATGGGGGCCGGAAGTAGCACAGGGTTTTTTTCACGGATTCTCCGGATGGATTGTATTTATGTTTGCTCTGGTCGTTTTGGTTGTTTTCCATCGGATACTGAAGGTATTTTTTCACCGGCCAGCGAAAATAGAAGTCCCGTCCCCGGTCACAGAAGATAACAGCCGGAGCACAGAAGAACACAACGGGAACACGCCCGGCTCAAAGTGCAGCCTGCTCCCGGCAGTCCTGACCGCAGCTTTGCTTTCTATCGGAGCAATGCTCGGATTTGCGGCCGCAGCACTCCCAAGACTCGCTATCCGGAATGGCCTCTCCTCGTTTCCGCTTTCCATTCAGGAATGGCACGGCAGAATGGATTATATCGAACCTGAGATCGAGGAGAAATCCGGGGCTGAAGATTCTTTCAGTGGAACGTATCGATCACCGGAGGGAAATATCGTTTCCCTCTATCTCGGCTATCGTGGATCTCCTTTCACTGAAAATGAAAACTTCTTTCACAGCCCTGATGTCTGTTTACCCTCTTCAGGATGGAAAGTCCTCGCCAGTAGCATTCATACGATCACTGATGTCCCGCAATTCGGCTCCATTGCAGTTCGCAAGATGCTGATTGAGAAAATGAACGAGCGATGTCTGGTGTATTACTGGTTCCAGACCAGGAGCCGTACTGCATGCGACGTGAACATTAACCGCTGGCATCTTACGCTGCACGCTCTGGCCAGAGATAACACCCATGATATTTTTTTCAGGCTGATATCCCCGCTGAGGCATGACCAGAAACCGGAGGATGCGCAGCAGTATCTCGATGGATTTACCAGAAAAACGATCACAACTCTTGGCCGGTTTCTCGCTGCGAACCAGACCGAGAGCAGGACATAGACATGGACTGCTTCATACTCCTATCCTTCGCCTTCCTCCTGACCACGGTCCTTGTCCCGCTCTTTATAAAGACAGGGAAAAAATACGGGATAATCGACAAGCCGACCGCACGAAAAGTGCATACCAATCCGATCGCGCGAACCGGCGGGTTCGCGGTCTTTTTCGGAAGCATGATACCCTTTGCCCTATATGCCCCCAAGAACCGGCTGCTGCTGGGTATAGCCTTGGGGGCAGGCTGCATTTTCGTTGTCGGAGCAATAGACGATATCCGGGAGCTTAACTGCCGGTGGAAATTTTTGGGGCAGTTGGTTGCAGTATGTATCACGCTCCTGGTGTTTCGGATCAGGACCCCTATCAGCATCCAGCTCCGGTCCGGGCTGAGCATAAATTTCCGGCTGTTGAGTCTTCCCTTCTATTTTCTGTTCCTGGTTTCATCGATCAATATCATCAACCTGGCCGATGGACTGGATGGTCTGGCCAGCGGTATCTGCCTGCTTATCTTCTGCTGTACGGCGTTTTTTGCCTTCATTTCAGAAAACTACCTGGTCGTTGTTTTGTGCATGTGCATGATGGGCGGGCTGATTGGATTCATGCGCTACAATACCTATCCGGCCATTGTCTTTCTCGGTGATACCGGGAGCTTATTTCTCGGCTATGCCGTGGGTGTGAGCATGATCCTGCTGTATGCAATCGATAGAATAACCAGTCCCATCACCCCGCTATTCATCATCGGTGTTCCCATTATCGATACTTCCCTGGTAATTCTCGACCGATACATGGACAAGCGGCCAATTTTTCAGCCTGACAAGAACCACCTCCACCACAGGTTGTTAAAAATCGGGTTCAAACATAACGAGGCTGTCATGATCATCTATGGAATGCAGCTTCTTATGATCGTTCTGGCCTGGCTCCTGTGGATGACCCCGGATGGAGTCATGCTCGGTATTTACCTTTTCCTGATTACTACGGCCGTCCTCTTTCTGCTGGCATTTAAAAAAAAAGAGATCACCATTCCCCGGATACACGGGAAGCAGGAGCAGGTACAGAAGCAGGAGCACAGGAATCATCAATTACTCTCAAGGAATACCGTAAGTTCCGTGGCCTGGCATGCGCTCATCGGCGGGATGTTCCTGTTTTGCCTGTCAGCTCTTCTGGCAGTGAGATCGAGTATACCCAAAGATATCGGATTCATATCCTTGGGCCTTATTCCTGGTATTCTCTTCCTCAACCGGATGAATTCAAAATATATTCGACAGCTTTTGAAGCTGTCAGCTTATTTTATCTGTCTGTATCTTGTTTACGCACTGGATTGCCAGACCAGGCCCATGCTGTCTCTCTATAATACCCTGTTTATGGGAATGGGCATCTGTTACCTCGTGTATATTATCGCCTCTGTGGAGAGCATCCCCTTTTTTAATATGGATTGCCTGTTTTTCGGGGTGATAATTCTGGTCTTCTTCCTCTCGAAAACCTTTCCCTGGCTCGCTGGTGTTGAGAGCATTGTAAACCATACGCTTTTTACCTTCTTTTTCATTGAATTAATATTTAGTAAGTACAAGGAACGAAAGCTGCTGTGGCCTATCTGCCTGACTCTCATGGCAACAGGTACCCTGGCCTTCTGTTTTTCATGATAGGGAGTAATCAATGCGGCAATCGACAAAGTCTACCTTCAGTGATCTGATTCGATATATTCCATCGGTAGTTATTCCTTCTTTTTTGGGATTTATCGGAGTTACCCTGTATACGAGGCTCTTATCTCCCGATGAATATGGACTTTACAGCCTCATTTTTACTACGGTTATATTTGTTGAAACGTTTTCATTCAGTTGGCTCGATCAGTCATCGTTACGGTATTATGAGCGGTACAAAAAAGACAATGTTCAAACTTACTTTTCGAGCTGCCTGTCTGGATTTCTTTCGATCGCTTCTGGAGTTTCAATTGCCTGGCTGGTAATTCTCCGGGTCTTTGCAAACTATTTCGATCTGAGGTTCTGGAAATTACTTTTCCTCGGTCCGGTTGTAATCTTTTTTGATTCGGGCAGCAACCTGATGTATACCCTGTTGCGGGCGCAGAGAGAGAGCTTGCGATATTCTTTTCAAAAGTCGATCGATGCCCTGATACGACTGCTCTGTGGTGTAGGGCTTATTTACTTTTTCGGATTTGGCGCAGAGGGTATTCTCCTGGGCATTACCGCAGCAGGAGCTTTTGTTTTCACCATTGAGCTTTTCCGGTTATCGAAAAGCTGGCGGCCGCATTTGAGATATTGCAACAGAGATATTTTAAAGTCCTTTGCCCTCTATGGACTTCCTATTGTCGGTTTTGCCGGAGGCAATATTATCCTCTCATCATCCGACCGATACTTCATTAATTTTTTCCATGGGCCATCTGCTGTCGGTGTATATTCAGCCGGCTATAGATTTACCGAAACGAGTGTCTTTCTCTTTATTTCGTTTCTCATGTTAGCTTCTTTTCCGGTACTCATTAAGACATTTGAACAGGAGGGGGAATTGGAAACCAAGGCATTGATGAAAGACCTCCTGAGCTGCTTTCTGGTTTTGATGCTGCCGATTGTCTTTGGAATATCGACCTTATCCAGGGACATCGTCAAAGTTGTAATGGGAGGAAAATACCTCGACGCATATTTAATTATTCCCTGGGTATCGGCCGGGATATTTTTTGAGGGACTCGGGTTGTATTTTAATAAAAGCTTTGAGCTTAAAGAAAAAAACCTCAAGCTACTCTATTTGTTAATCGTGGCTTCACTGGTGAATATTCTGTTAAACTTCCTCTTAATACCATCCCTGGGGAATAAAGGCGCAGGAGTCGCCACCTGTGCCGCATATTTTGTCAGCTTATTACTATCCGTAAAGTTCGGACGGAAACTAATAGCATGGGAGTTTCCGTGGGGAATCGGCTCCAGGGCCATCATCGCCTGTTGTATCATGAGCCTGGTCATTTACTTCCTGCCTGGCCTGAAGTGGAACGCTCTATCACTTGTCTATAAAATTTGTATCGGATTTTTTGTCTATGTATTTTCAATTTCAATCCTGGAAAGAAGAATCCTCATGTTGGCCAATACACTGATACCCAGGAAAATGCGCACTCGAAGAGTAATGAGTGAAGGGTGAATATGAAAAAACTCCTGATGGTACTCTACCAGTTTCCCCCCTGCAATGATGTAGGCTCGTACCGCCCGGTAAAGTTTATCAAAAACCTGGAAACGTTTGGATGGTATCCAATTGTCCTCACCCCTCGCAACGGAGTGTATTTTTCTTACGATAGCAAGGCGGAGAATGCCGTAAGAAAAAAGTGTACCGTTTACCGGTCATCTTTCCTGCTGCCCTTTAATTTCCTGAGAGAATTGCCTATGGAAAAATCCCAAAAGTTGCATAAACTTCTCTGGCGTGTATGGAACCGGATAGCTCTCCCGGACGGTGCTGCTTCCTGGATTCCAAGTGCAACTTTAGAGGGTTTACGCCTGGTCGAAAAAGAAGGGGTAGAAGTAGTTTTTGCCTCGGGCCAGCCATTTTCGACCTTTATTATCGCCTGTCTTATCAAAAGGCTATCGCAGAACAGGGATCTTAAATTAATCCTTGATTATCGGGATCCATGGATATTGAACCCTTTTTATAAAGGGTCGAAAATACGGCGGGAATGTGAAAGGAGACTTGAAGAAGCCGTACTCAGGCAGGCGGATGCTGTCGTGGCAGTATCTGACGAAGCCCTTGATTTTCAATATCATGGGTTTAAAAACAGTATCGGGAGAGATAAGCTGCATGTCATTACGAATTCTTTCGAAGGAAATTCTCTTAAACACCAGGCAGACATTCAAACAGACACTCAGGCAGATACGCAGAGGGAAAAATTTGTTATTGTTCATGCAGGTAATTTTTATGGTACCAGAAATCCGGAAATATTCCTCAAGGGTCTTTCGTTAGCTGCAACACGGAATAAAAATTTTGCTCACCGGGTAAAGGTCTACTTCTATGGGAATTATGACCATCAGGGTGTACAAAAAATCATTCATGAATTACAGATCACTTCCCTGGTCAACCTCTGCCCCAGAATCCCTCAGAACGAATTAGTGCAAAGGCTTCTTGAAGCTGACCTGCTTTTACTGATAAATTCCTACGGTCCTGGCCATGATATATTCATCCCCGCTAAGTTCTTCGATTATTTAAAAATACGCAAACCAATCCTCTGTCTTGCAGAGGATGGAGCACTCAAAAGAGCAGTTCAAAAAACTCATGCAGGCACGACTGTTGATCCTCGGGATCATAACCAGGCAGCCCGGACCCTGGAGGAGCTTTATAATCGGATCTCTGTTCAAAAAATCCCCTATACCTTATCCGAAGATAACATCAGGGAGTATGAATCATACTTTACAACTGGAAAGCTTGCAGCACTGTGCGACCGACTGCTGACTCATTGATTATTGAGATACCTAGATAAGAACCGGCAGGCATTCAAAGTGCAAAATATACTTTTGCTCATATTTTTATTCATCTCTATTATTCCTCCTTTTCTCTACGTCATCAAAAGGAAATATTACTATTACTCGACTATCGTCATCTATCCCATTATAGGTCAATCGATGAATGCCAAGGTCGATATACTGGGTTTATCGTTAAACCCATCCATGATTTTCGGGTTTATCGTTCTTGGCGTAACGGCTGTTGATTTTTTCCTGTATTCTTCAAAAAATTCCTGGCTGGAGATCGCAGGTATATTGTTTGTGGTGTATTCTCTGGTAATTTGCATTTTTTCTCCCATACCTCTTGAAAGCATATCGTGGAGTTTGAAAATTGCCACCTGGCTTTTTGTATTATTATCCGCATCAAAAATCTTCAAAAAAGAAAAGGAAATAGGTGAGATTGGCAACGCTGTCGCCATTGCTGCGATGCTGGTAATAGTGTCCTTTATCCTGTCAAGATCAGGTTTTTTCGGGAAACAGGTGACTTACGAAACAGGCGTTCAATCATATTCCGGCGGGTTTGCTAATGTGAAGGTAATTGGGTATTACCTGGCGTTTGCCATACCAGTCATTGCGGTAAAAAATGTAAGTAACTCATTTATTGACAAATTTATCTCAAAGCTGTTGATATTTTTATCTTTGGTGGTAATCATTCTCAATTTCACCCGAGCGCCGATCTTTGCTCTCTTAATAGGATATGTTGCCTATCAATATTATAGTGCACGTTATGGGAAAAAAAGCTCCCTGATGGCACTAGCGCTGTTATTTTTATTAACATCCAGTGTCTTTTTACTATTTAAATTTTTTCATGAATCTCCCTATATGAGCCGCTGGGTTGAAATAAGCAAAAATTATTCAGAAGGACAGATTGAAAAGATAGGTTCTGGCCGGGTTGGCGGATTGATGAGTTTTCATGACTATTTTTTCCACAAGGCCTCGAAAGCGCAAATAATTTTTGGAGCGGGTCTGGGATCAACATATTCCTTTCTGGGAACCCGGAAATTCGTCCATAACGACTTTGCGGAAATACTGACCGGATGTGGAATCGTCGGCTTTTTAATCTATGTATCAATCTTATTCAGTATCTTCAGGCTTTTGCAGCATAGAGTAAAAAAGGCCCAGAGCTCAGACTTGATAGCTTATAATTTGCTTGCAATAAGCGGGTTTTTTATTTTTTTAAGCCTCAATATGGCAAATGTTTCGTCATGCATCATTGCCCTGGTGCCCTGGGCGCTTTTAACCGGGGCAGTTATTGGTGTAGGGGAAAGTCATTTGAAAGAGATAAGGAAAGGAAATTCCTGAGCACCTTGACGGAAGTTTGCGCTCAATAACAAGAAGTGAGGAGCCATCGTGCATTCTGAATCTATAAATAATACAACAGCATACGATGCCTATTTTAAGGCAGTAATGGGCACTGAGCGGGCAAGACATACATATCTGCGCAGATTGGAAACAATTGAAAACCTGGCAGAGGGGCTTGAAGGGAAAAGTGTACTGGATATCGGATGCGGTATGGGTTTCAGGACAGCAGGTATTGCGAAAAAAGGAGTAAAATCGATTGTCGGGATCGATGTGGATTACGAACGCATTCGGAACGCAAACAATTTTGCCGGTAGTCTCGGCATCAATAACATCAGCTTTTTACCCATGAGCGCTCAATTTCTTGCTTTTCCGGATGGAAGTTTTGATCTTGTCATAGCTGATGAAATGATACATCACCTTGAGGATCTGCCAGCGGTGCTCAGAGAAGTATTTCGGGTCATAAAGAGGGGTGGCACAATAGTAATCTCTGACCATAATAAATTGAGTTTCTTTTCCGAACTTGTGAGATTTATATATTTCGGATCCAAGAGAGAGAAGCTCTACAGCGTGTACCAGATCCGGAGACTATTCAAAGAGACTGACTTTCGAGATATCAGGCATAAACATATCCTATTTACTTCTCCCTTTTCCCATACCCCTCACTTTCTCCTCAAAGTGAATTATATGATGGAAGCTCTTATCGAGATAATCCCATTATTAAATCTCCAATGCGGTGTATATGTGATACGAGGAGTTAAAAAGTAATTTTGCTAACGTGCAGAGTGACGTGTCAACATATTACGCTTAAGGAGAATGGCACTTACATAAGAATTAGTAATTCTCCCGCAGAGACGCTGAGACGCAGAGGATATCATTGAAAAGTAAAAGTAAAATAAGTTCCTCCTTGTGCCTTTTTACTTTTTGCTTGCTTCCAGGCCGTTGACACATCGATATATCCCGACTTTCATCAGGACCTTGCCGGATTGGTTGTTCTCTGCGTCTCTGCGTCTCTGCGGGAGATCTTTTTTCCCTGTGTGCTTTGTGTCCTCTCTATATTATAGATTGACACGCTGCTGAGGCTTTTGCCAAAAGCGGATAATGAAGTAGTGCTGAATGAACTTGCCCTGAATGGATCATCCTGTTGTCCTGGCTCTTATGCCCTGGTCACTCTGCATCGGCCCTCAAATGTTGATGAGCCTGATATGCTGGCTAATATCATGAAGACTCTTCAGGAGATCAGCCAGTCCCTTTTCGTCATTTTTCCAATTCATCCCCGAACTCAGCACAGGCTGCAGGGCCTGGGTATTACCATTGACAGTCCGCGTCTTAAACTGATTGAGCCGATCGGCTATGTGCAGTTTTTGGCTTTGCAGCGGCAGGCACGGCTAGTTATTACCGACTCAGGAGGGATCCAGGAGGAGACAACTTTCCTTGGTGTACCTTGTCTGACAGTCAGGGAGAATACTGAGCGTCCGGTTACTATCACCATTGGCACAAACGTACTGGTAGGACAGAACATGAGCCGTCTTAAGGAGGAGGTGGAGAGAATTTTATCCGGGACAGGTAGAAAAGGTTCGGTGCCTCCACTGTGGGATGGCAAGGCGAGTGAGCGCATTGCCGCCATTGTCGAACAATGGGCATGATGACATTTTCAAGGATCCCGCTCATGCAGGCAGAAACACAGCTCCACAAATGATCGTTTTTACCTGCACCCAACGATACTCTTTCTGTCAAGCTCAATGAAGCCGTCTTTGCAGATATCTCAGGATAACGTTTTTGGGCCTGTCAGGTGGAATTGGTAATTTGTTTAATTCATCAATAAGGTTATCCTTGCATCCAAGAAAATCGATGCCCCCATTCCAGGGGACATAATCACTTTTTTCTAATTGATAAAAGGCTTGTTCTCCTTTATTGAGTAAATCCAATATTTTGAACTTTTCGGACCTGGCCGCATCCATTACATTTTCATTCAAATACTTATTAATATTATAGAGCCCGATTCTGACTTGAGCAAAGCACTGGCAAGCAGTACTATTCGCTTTATGTGCTCCATAGAAA is a window encoding:
- the xrtD gene encoding VPLPA-CTERM-specific exosortase XrtD — encoded protein: MEISPPLRGTRKLFIGFLLVTIAFFACYLPTLKGLWSIWLQEGDYSYALLIPFITGYLLWEKREKLATTPISTWWPGGVLFVLFFLAGIYGVLGSSPSAVRMALPCVILSIALFCTGRVMFRNLAFPLSLFFFMVPLPTMFHSLVGVHLKRVSTMLGVLILRIFSIPVFVEGNIIDLGSTKLEVVDACSGLRYILPLLTIGVLFAYFFEKNTLKRIPLVAITVPVAIIVNGIRIGLTGILADKWGPEVAQGFFHGFSGWIVFMFALVVLVVFHRILKVFFHRPAKIEVPSPVTEDNSRSTEEHNGNTPGSKCSLLPAVLTAALLSIGAMLGFAAAALPRLAIRNGLSSFPLSIQEWHGRMDYIEPEIEEKSGAEDSFSGTYRSPEGNIVSLYLGYRGSPFTENENFFHSPDVCLPSSGWKVLASSIHTITDVPQFGSIAVRKMLIEKMNERCLVYYWFQTRSRTACDVNINRWHLTLHALARDNTHDIFFRLISPLRHDQKPEDAQQYLDGFTRKTITTLGRFLAANQTESRT
- a CDS encoding MraY family glycosyltransferase, whose translation is MDCFILLSFAFLLTTVLVPLFIKTGKKYGIIDKPTARKVHTNPIARTGGFAVFFGSMIPFALYAPKNRLLLGIALGAGCIFVVGAIDDIRELNCRWKFLGQLVAVCITLLVFRIRTPISIQLRSGLSINFRLLSLPFYFLFLVSSINIINLADGLDGLASGICLLIFCCTAFFAFISENYLVVVLCMCMMGGLIGFMRYNTYPAIVFLGDTGSLFLGYAVGVSMILLYAIDRITSPITPLFIIGVPIIDTSLVILDRYMDKRPIFQPDKNHLHHRLLKIGFKHNEAVMIIYGMQLLMIVLAWLLWMTPDGVMLGIYLFLITTAVLFLLAFKKKEITIPRIHGKQEQVQKQEHRNHQLLSRNTVSSVAWHALIGGMFLFCLSALLAVRSSIPKDIGFISLGLIPGILFLNRMNSKYIRQLLKLSAYFICLYLVYALDCQTRPMLSLYNTLFMGMGICYLVYIIASVESIPFFNMDCLFFGVIILVFFLSKTFPWLAGVESIVNHTLFTFFFIELIFSKYKERKLLWPICLTLMATGTLAFCFS
- a CDS encoding polysaccharide biosynthesis C-terminal domain-containing protein codes for the protein MRQSTKSTFSDLIRYIPSVVIPSFLGFIGVTLYTRLLSPDEYGLYSLIFTTVIFVETFSFSWLDQSSLRYYERYKKDNVQTYFSSCLSGFLSIASGVSIAWLVILRVFANYFDLRFWKLLFLGPVVIFFDSGSNLMYTLLRAQRESLRYSFQKSIDALIRLLCGVGLIYFFGFGAEGILLGITAAGAFVFTIELFRLSKSWRPHLRYCNRDILKSFALYGLPIVGFAGGNIILSSSDRYFINFFHGPSAVGVYSAGYRFTETSVFLFISFLMLASFPVLIKTFEQEGELETKALMKDLLSCFLVLMLPIVFGISTLSRDIVKVVMGGKYLDAYLIIPWVSAGIFFEGLGLYFNKSFELKEKNLKLLYLLIVASLVNILLNFLLIPSLGNKGAGVATCAAYFVSLLLSVKFGRKLIAWEFPWGIGSRAIIACCIMSLVIYFLPGLKWNALSLVYKICIGFFVYVFSISILERRILMLANTLIPRKMRTRRVMSEG
- a CDS encoding methyltransferase domain-containing protein; amino-acid sequence: MHSESINNTTAYDAYFKAVMGTERARHTYLRRLETIENLAEGLEGKSVLDIGCGMGFRTAGIAKKGVKSIVGIDVDYERIRNANNFAGSLGINNISFLPMSAQFLAFPDGSFDLVIADEMIHHLEDLPAVLREVFRVIKRGGTIVISDHNKLSFFSELVRFIYFGSKREKLYSVYQIRRLFKETDFRDIRHKHILFTSPFSHTPHFLLKVNYMMEALIEIIPLLNLQCGVYVIRGVKK
- a CDS encoding UDP-N-acetylglucosamine 2-epimerase, with the protein product MPKADNEVVLNELALNGSSCCPGSYALVTLHRPSNVDEPDMLANIMKTLQEISQSLFVIFPIHPRTQHRLQGLGITIDSPRLKLIEPIGYVQFLALQRQARLVITDSGGIQEETTFLGVPCLTVRENTERPVTITIGTNVLVGQNMSRLKEEVERILSGTGRKGSVPPLWDGKASERIAAIVEQWA